Below is a window of Neofelis nebulosa isolate mNeoNeb1 chromosome 8, mNeoNeb1.pri, whole genome shotgun sequence DNA.
TCATATGAAACCAGTAATCTCAGGATCTGAGGTTTTCTAGAACTGGGAATCAGTCAGACTCTGATGCAAGTTCAGAAGATAAATTTCTGATATTACCAGTGATTACAGGCCAACAACAGCTCACTGTAACACACGTGACCAGTTAAGACCCACAGTGCCATGACAATTTAAGACCATATTCACATGAGTTATAAAAATCATCATCTCCTGGTCTTCTGACACTTATCCTAGAGCTCTTCCTCCAAGGACATACAATGTCTAGGTCAACAGTGGacaccagaggggaggagggagtgacCCAGCATTCTCCATCTCCAGTCTGGAGAGTGGGGTCCCAGGTCtgtgaggaaaggggaagggacaggcaggAACGGAGACCCGGGCTTACTCTGCAGCTGGTGGTCCTGAGCAAAGCTGGGGTTATCCATGAGGTACTGCTGGGCCTGGGACCATGTGGTTTGGAAGTTGACACTACTCATCCCATCCAGGATGCTCTTCAGGGCCTGGATGTTGCGGCGCCGGAGCTGCTTGGCCTGTTCCTGGGGAGCCACAGTGTCAGGGTCAGGGTAAGGTAGGATAGGTCGGAGCTACTCAAGTGGGCCTGGACAGAGGAGCATTCGGGGAAGGCAGGTAGCTAGGGAACCTAGGAGGGCCAGACTCCAGACTTCCATGCTcccagaaaggggaaggggcacaggTTACAGACCAACCCCTCATAGATGCTTTCTTGCCCTCCCATACCCAGGCTATAGGCCCAGACCAGAAACAGGGAGATGTGCAAGTGCCATACCAGCTTCTGAGTAAGGAGCTGGGACCCTGGGACAGTGGAGAAATGAATGGCCAGGGTCCATAAGGATGCAAAGACATGAACAATCTAAAGTGAGACAGACTAATGGATCCAGCCAGTGACTGTTACCTTCTCCTTCTTGGCCAGGAAGAAGAGGACATCATCATAAACCTCTTTTCGATCCCTCTCAGGGACCACAGCCCATACCTCCAGCTCCCCAAAGGTCTGTTCTGCCCGCCTGTGGAGTATATGGCCCATGGGTACGTAAGCAGGGAACAGAGACCCTGGGCCCGCATGTTCTCAGggttcccaggccccaccccagccaggccccctgACCGGTAGCGGGTGGTAGAGGTCATGCGTTCGTGCTGCTCCAGGAAATGCTGCAAGGTCTGCTTGGCCTCCTTGGCCCTTAGCCgggcctcttccttctcctccttctcccgcTGCGCCTTGTAGGCATTGAATGCCTGCTTTTTCTCACTCAGTTTGGGCAAGGCACTGGGGTGGAAGAGGGTGGGAGCGGGATGGGGATAGGGGAGTCAGCCTGAACCACCCTGCACAGCCACCAAGCAGGGTCATGGCAGACAGATCTGAGTGAGGGGTCCATGCATGGGCACAGCAGGCTGCAAGGAGGCAAAATGGGTCTCTGGgatgaggggaggggtgggaggcagtCAGGGGAAGACTGGGCTCCAAGACACCGCTAACACTGGGCCCTTTTGCTCAAGGTGCAGTCAGGCCTCCACCCTTTCCAGCCCCCTCACCCCAATTAATTCAGTTCCaatcaattcaattcaacaagcatttattgaatatctcATATCAGAtacctttcccctcctcctccaggaggcccTCCAGCTTCTTTTCCCTACACCCTTGCCCTTCTATCGCTCTCCTGACTCAGGCCCCCTTGGGGCCTGAGTATTGAGCTGGGCTTCTCAGGGAGGCCCTAGCCCAGCTGCTCTCACAAACATGGTCTGGAGGGCCTGGCTCCCTCTGCCCAGGCCTACCTGTAACGGGGGTCGGTGACCACCATCTTCATGGCCTGTTCCCACGAGGCGTTGGAGGGGACAGCCTAGAATGGAGCAGGCAGGGGTCACGGGGCCTGcccacctccagccccctccaggcCTACCCTGGGAGCCCCACCCCCGCACCTTGTCCCTCAGCAGCTCCTTGAAGGCCTGCTTTGCTTTCTCCCGGTTGCTCCAACTGAGGCCAGACCTCTCTGGTTCTGGCTTtgattcctcttcctcctgctgcgGTGGCTGATGCTGTCCAGCAGCACTGGGGGGCAAAGGGGACTTAGCCACAGCCATCTCCCAGTCCCCACAGTTTCAGTGCCCTATGCAATCAGCAGCATACCACCCTCTCCTGGCTCCCCAGAGCAGCCCTTTTCTGCCCTTCAGAGGCCAAGCCCAGATCTTCACACCCTTCCCAAGAGACCTGGCAGAGTTCAAGGGTTGAACTAGGTTGGGAGCTCGAGGCCAGTATCTGGAATGTCTCAGGGGGCAGCCCTCACCTGCTGGGGCCCTCCTCCGGCTGCTGCAGAAACCCTTGCTCCACAGGCTGGGCAGCCTCTGACATATCGCAATCTTCACTGCCACCTGGCTCAGGCTCTAGAAGGCCCAGAGGCATAGGGGTGGGGCCGGGCGGCACAGGTGGGGGCTCAGGCTGGGGCTGAGGTGGCTGCGGCTGCTGCTTCCTACAGATGAGCCAGAAGGGCAGTGTCCACAAGtagagcagagacagggagagtcgGACCAGCTGGTCTCTATCCTGCGAAGGACTGGGGCCAGAGCAGACCACTCCACAAGGAGACTGACAGCTGGCTCTTCCACGGAGCAGGGACCATGGAGAGAGGGTTCACTCCCACCCCTCGGATGGCCCCCAAATTTGGATGGATAGGTGGGCAAGTCACTCACCCTGCAGCCTCTTGTTTGACTAGAGCTGCAATGGGAAAAGATAACGTGGTCACAGGGTGGCAAGTGCCACCCCCCAGAACCACAGCCCAGGCCcaccccctcctcaccctccaGGTCATCCAGATCCTTGGGCCGGGTCCAGCGAGACTCCTTACTCTGGTTGTTATAGTAGTAAGGTTTGCCCGTGTCTGACTTGTACTCTTTCCAGGGACACTGAGACAGCAGCAACTGCAAGAGGATGGGCAGAGGACATCAGTGGACTGGGCATGCCCTCTAGCCACAATTGGGGGAGCTAAGGGGATCCAGTGAATAGAGGACGTAGGAGTTTTTAGTTACCACCTGGCCTGGCACAACATGGGGGAAGGTAGATTTCCTGAGATCCTAGGGAGGTTGGGGGGTGGTTAGAGATCTTGGGATCAGAGGAACCATGTGCATGGTTAAAGACTCAGGGGAAGCCAAGAACTTGGAGGGGTCAGGGAAGCTGAAAGGAAGGGCCAGAAAGCCCCGCTCAGGACCTCTGCCTTGGACTTGAGCACGCTGGGCTTCTCCCACACGGACTGCTTGTCGTCAGCATTGTAGTAGTAGATGCGCCCATCAGGGGCCACATGCTCACTCCACAGGgccctctgggggggggggggggggcacagaatgGTGGTCAAGGCTCCTTTCCCAAagctcctcctcctcaccccaaaGATTTAACCATCAGCCCCCCAACTTTCAGCCTTTCAACCCGGAGACCCCTGAGCTAGAAGAACTCACCGGAGGGCCTGTCCCAGCCACAGCAGCTAGAAAAGAAGCCAAAGGAAACATTAAGTCCTTGCTCCAATCCCCATCTTATCCCACCTATTCCTCCCTTACTCCATCCCCAATAAATATCCCCTGGTCCCATCAACATCCCAGGCCCCCTGGCATCCCAACAGGCATGATCCAGGGTGGGCTCTAGTCCatgttcccctctcccctgtaCCCCCCAACCTCCGAGCCTGGGGTGAGCAGACCCCCAGAAGACTCACAGCTGGCTGTGTCCGCACCCGGAGCCGTCTGCcgaagaaagaggagggggaagggttGGGGCCAAGCCCAGTGGCCCCCAGGACCCAGGCCATGGGGGATGAAGAAGCAGGCCAGGCCAGGATCCATGTGTCCTGCTCCCAGGGACCTCTGCTCCCTAATAGGCATTCCCCCACCCTCTGGGGCCGTGGCTCTAGGACCCTAAGGGGAACTGCATAGCAGCTCTGTTGTCTTCCTCAGGTGACAGTATTTTGTTGAGTCAACCTCTGAGACCCCTCTTCCATAGTGGATGCCAAATGCCACATCCTACCCAGACTCTACTATACTGAGCAATGGCACAAGAAGGTACGGTGAGATCCCCAGGTGCCGTTTCTTCCTTcagagacaaagaagatgtgaAGAGGGGACTGTATTCGAGTGTCCACAGTGCTAGCTCTGCGACAGTAGTGTCAGCCATGAATGTGTTCCTTAAGGAAGCTGGGCACGGCGAGAAGTAACAAGAGAGAATGTACATGCCGCTGGGGATGAGCGAGAAACTAGAAGAGCAGAGTACATGGCTGGAGAGGAGGACTTGAGTGTGGGGAGTGCTGCCAGGACCAGGGTGGATCCgatgagaagagggaaagaatggaGGCCATATCCCTGTACTTCAAATCAGACCCACAGggctgcagtgcagagcctgcttcctgctggTCCCCAGTGCTTACCGCTGCGGTGACAGGCACCGCTGGCATCAGCATTCCTGGCATCATGGGAGGTACCATTCCTGGTATCTAGGGatacaaagaagacaaaaaccaGCTACCAAGGTGAGGGCAGGCACAGGCTAGGCAGGCTCCTGAGAGATCCCATTTGGGGCCATGACCTTCACACGGGCACTCCCTCAGACAATCCCCGGCTTCTGGGCTCTCGGCCTAGCTGAGGAGTGTTCTCCAGTCATTCAGCAGACAAATCCTCATGGGCCTAGCCAAagctccctctcttttccccttactTTCTGAAGTCCAGATGCCCACTCTAACCCCTACCCCCAGCTAGGCTCACAGGTTTTCTGAGGCACTGGTGAGGAGAGAGGATTGATTACCTGTGTGAGTGGTGGTGGCGCCCCCATTGGTGGAAGCATTGGGGGCATGATGCCAGGTGGCATTGGGGGGATGGCTGGCGGTCTCTGACTCATGGGAGGTAGTCCCATCGGAGGAAAGGGTGGGGGGATTCCTGGAGGGGGCATCTGAAAATGAGGAAAGGAATGGATACTGAGCAGAGAAGGCACTGCCTTGACCTATCAGGGAATATCGACTTGTCTCCCACCCTTCTTgaccctccaccccagctctgaGGCAATTTCAAGGCTTTAGTTTGAGAAGCACAAAGCATGAAACTGCCTGCTCCTCACCACTGAGAAAGACTGAtaactgggggggagggggagagggtctTCTGGGTCTAACAAGCAAGCACACAACTTCTTCAGAggtagggaagggagagggaaaagggaagtgTAACTGCCGCCAGACCGTGGCTGGAAGGCTCCACCTCCTCGCCCAAAGAGGCCTCTCAGAGTAAGGGCCACAAGGCAGGACTCCAGGTATCCAAATCTCCCAGTCCCCTGCCTCCCATCCCTTTTTCTCCAACTCTGTGTCCACCAGCCGCTATTTCAGTCTGCCTTCTGTGGCGTATTGAAAGAACAGAGATAAGGAGTAGTGAAAGAGAAAGGCAGCCCTGCCACGCCCTCACACTAACAGGGTCTTTTCCCTTCCACTTCTCCTACCCCAGCCCCACTGCATCCCAAGGACAAAAAGACAAAGGGGGAGCTGTCAGCTTTATGGACTGGATGCTTAACAGCAGCTCATCCCACCCCAATGCCCAAGCAACACCACCCCTTTACCAAGGGCAGCAGAGGGGACATTACACAAAACCGTGCTGGCGAGGCAGCAGCGCTAGGGACTGGGGAGCTGGGGGTTGCAGGCTGGAAAAGCCAAGCCCAGGGAAAGACATGAAACTTACGAAGGGTGGTGGCATCATGGGGGGCCCcggtgggaagggggcaggcgCTGCTGGGGGCCGGGGACCAGAATCGGGAACCGACTGTTGAGGGAGAGAAAAGTCATAGGACCCAGGATGGGCAAAGAGATGGGCTTTTGCAGAAGGGAAGCAGAGCGGTGAGGATGAAAAAGGAGCACAAAGTTCAGAGAAAGGGTCTCCTGGCCCAGTTTCCTGCCCATGCCCAGCTCTGAGCCCTGGCTAGGTCTACTCTCTTCCACCAGCCAAGAGCCAGCGGGCCATGCCCCTTCAATAGtcatctttaggggcacctgggtggctcagtcagttaagcatccgacttcagctcaggtcatgatctcacagctcgtgagttcaagccccgcatcagactctgtgctgacagctcagagcctggagccggcttcaggttctgtgtctccctctctctctgcccctcccctgctcatgctctgtctctcaaaaataaataaacgttaaaaaaaaacttttaaaagaagtcaTCTTTATTTTGCCAAAGCCACAGAAAAGATGGAGGCAGCTGTACCGCAGGCACAGACTAGCTCTTCCCAAGGCTTTTCATCCATTCTCCCGTCTGTGGGCAAAGGCTGAGCCTCCCTCAAACCTTCAGCAGAGGCCTCTCATTCCCAAAGTATCCCGGGAGGAAGTGACCTCTTTTCCCATTCCCCTACCTGAATTCACCCAGTTAGATTCAAACCCAAAGCCCTGTGAACAGTCACTATGCCTTCATAAGCACTAGCCTCCTCTCTTCACTGCCAGCCTCCCACAACTGGCCTCATCCTTAGTCACTCGCTCACTCTGAGACCTCCCACTCCCAATCACCCCCTCCTCTTTAGCTCTACTCCCCCTCCCCTATAGATCCCAAACCCATCTCCCTGTGGCTGATACTCTGAACAGCCTAGGTCTCCCTGTCCTACACCTACCGGCTGCCACATCCCATCCTTCAGTGGTTGGCTTAAATATCACTTGCTCTAAAAAGACTTCCTGACTATTTAAAGCAGATCCCTTCCAATTTATTCTGATTCCCTTCTAAGTTTCTTGGTGCATATAACagttttgtaattattattattatccccttaCTAAAGTATAATAACATTCCATGAGAACAGGGATCATGTCTGACTTGTTGAAAGCTGGACTCCTCATACCtgatagtgtctggcacataatgggtactcaataaatattgaatgaatgtaAGAACAAATGAAGGAACAAACACCCCTAATTCTAAAAATTCATTCTGTAAATATAGCCCCACGTGGCCAAAATTACGTATGTATGTTTCCATTCCATATTATTCGTAAAAACAGACTGGAatcagcccaaatatccatcactAGGTAACTATGAAATTATACGcaaacacacaatggaatactatatagtCATAAAAAATGAAGATGCTCATTGTCTTGATAGGAGCAATCTCTAAATACGTtaataagtgggaaaaaaaagcaaagtacagCAAAGTTGGATCATTTGTATGAAAACTGGAGAGAAAAGATGACATACAAGAAATCAGTAGAAGGGGGACAGAAGTGGGAAGGGAAATTTCTCACTGTATATATACCCTTTGTAACCATGTAATTATACCCcctattcaaatatatatatatatatatatatatatatatatatatatatatatatatatatatatatatatattccccccccccccccaagcgaACTGAGGCTTGGAGATGCAGCCAAcagccctgcccttcctcctttttGCTTGAAGGTTAGAAGGTGTCAGGAGGAAGGAGTTCTATGGAAAGGTGGTAGCTGGCTGAAGAGGAGACACCTCACTGCTGCCCAATTTCCCTACTTACCCAATGACCCCTATGCCAAGAAGGCTCAGCATTTAAAGATGCTTTTTAATCTCTACCTCTAGCAATATCTGTCCTTCCTTTTTCCACTCATCTTGTCCTAAGGAGAGAAGGGCATAAGCCAAACTATTCCAACTTGAATCACCTCTTTCAGTGTTCACCTACTCTGGCCCTGTACTCAGACCTGCTCCTGCTCGCAACTGTCCTTAGCGTGAAAAATCAGAAACTAATCAATATGGGAGGAAATCCATTTCTCTGTGCCACACTTGCCCTGGGAggtctgacctcccagacgctgcATAACCATCTTTGGGCCCTCCTAGGCTCGAGTTGCCCATCTGAGCTTGGCACCACCAACCATACAGTTGTCTAAGATAGAAACCAGTGAGTCATTCTCCACACCTCCCTCTTCCTTGTCACTATGTCATGGAGTCCTGCTAATTGTGCCTCATACACATTTCTTGAATCcatccacttctctccatttcctcctccaccCTACCACCCCTTTTTTTCATCCAACCTCCTGTAGTAGTCTCCTCACATCCGCTCCAATCAGCAGCCATAACAAGCTCATCAAAATGCACCTCAGACCATGCTActccctgcttaaaattctttgaCGGCTCTCACTGTTCTCAGGGTGGAGACCAAAACCCCTACCCAAGGCCTGGAAGGCTGTGGGAGGTTTGCTGTGCCAGCCTCATCCACGCTGAGCTCCTGGGTTTGTGCTCCATCTGGCCATCCTCACCTCCTCTCAGTTCTCCCATGTCAGGCATGCATCTTTGCCAGGCACAACTTCCTGCCAACCCCATACACCTAGCCTACAGGTCTCACATCTGTCAATCACCACCTCCTCAGGAAAGGCTCCCTCCCAACCCAGTGGACCAGGCTAGTCAGAGCCCTCTTTTACATGTTCATGTACCATGTACCCTCCCCCTTTAGCAATTACCCACtggaattttacagttttttgCACAATGCTGATTGTAGGATTATTTTAGGTGGCACTAATAAAATCCAAATGCTGACACTTAAATTATGATACTTCATCGATTTTAAGAAGTtatctgtggggtgcctgggtgcctcagtcagttaagggtccgactcttgattttggctcaggtcatgatctcatggcaggagatcaagccccatgttggattcggcactgggtgtggagcccgcttaaggttaagactctctctctctccctctcactttctctttgcccctcccatatGCAGGCACACACGtagtctctcaaaaaaaaaaaaaaattaataaaaaagatgtattttgacaagaaatgttaaaatgtgagtCTTAGAATCAATGAAATTATCTGCTGCCTCCACTAGACCTTAAACTTTAAGGGGCAGGGACTTTGCCTGTTTTTGCTCACTCTGATATCCTATCCCCACTGTATTTTCCTCACTGTCcctggctggcacacagtaggtgtttatGTTTGCTGACTTAATGACTGAATGGTCTTGGCAGGTCCCACAAAACACAGCCACTGGTAAGGCATGGTAGTTACTCAGGAACACAGAATGGCAGATCTGGAGGGTCTTCTGGCAACCACCCAAGGTAGTCTCCTTTCTCAGATGAGAACACTAAGGGGAATTATCAGTCCCATACCCCGCCTGTCAGGGACAGAGCCAGGACTGGATCCAACCTGCCTTCCAGTCCTATCTTCCGGGCACAGCCCTTGCCACAGGAAACAGGTCTGGTTTTTTCACTCTAGCATATTCCCCACTCCCCCTGTGGTTAAATCAGCAAGGATCCAACGTTTCCTTGAGGACTAGTGACGACTCCCTATTGCTCACCCCACAGAATCCTACCTAACATTCAAAGCCTTTCAACAACGCTCTTCCACTCTTCTTGGTTCAGCCTGACTCCATGGCTGCCCTCCTCTCTGCACAGCAATTGTTAGGTTACGCCATGTGTTCCTCTTATTCCACGGTCTCTGTTCAAGATGATCCAATCTTCACCCCCTTCAGATTACCTTTACGATTATCctccacacatatacacactcctACCTACTTGCGTCCCCTCAGGATAAATGCTGCACTACTTGGCACCAATGACCTGCTACTCTGTGGACATTTGCTGGGTGTTTCCCACGGGACTGCCCATCTCCCTATTCAGGAGATTTCTCTATATTCAGGGattatgttttctccttttaagCCTCCTCTTGAGTGTCTAGTCAGGGCCCTGCATACAAAGTACTGTGATCAAATGCAGGCTCATCCTTCACCTTATTAGATTTTTGCATACTGGAATATCCTAAACAGgcaaatgtgtgcatgtgtgtgcatatgctcAGGTACATTTGTATAAATTCTCTGGGTAAAGGCAGCCTGTGATGAGAGGGACAAAGGCTGGCAGAGGCTGTCTATATGGCTGGGGAAAGGGAACTGGAATCAAATACTAGCATGGGAAAAtctaaataatagaaaaatgaacagtATATGACCATCTTTAACttggtatatgtgctgccgaagcgagcactgacCATCTTTAACTTGGAATGGAGACCCCTGGCCAGGATCCAGATGCTGGACTGTTTTGGACAGTTCC
It encodes the following:
- the PRPF40B gene encoding pre-mRNA-processing factor 40 homolog B isoform X6, with the translated sequence MSVPDSGPRPPAAPAPFPPGPPMMPPPFMPPPGIPPPFPPMGLPPMSQRPPAIPPMPPGIMPPMLPPMGAPPPLTQIPGMVPPMMPGMLMPAVPVTAATAPGADTASSAVAGTGPPRALWSEHVAPDGRIYYYNADDKQSVWEKPSVLKSKAELLLSQCPWKEYKSDTGKPYYYNNQSKESRWTRPKDLDDLEALVKQEAAGKQQPQPPQPQPEPPPVPPGPTPMPLGLLEPEPGGSEDCDMSEAAQPVEQGFLQQPEEGPSSAAGQHQPPQQEEEESKPEPERSGLSWSNREKAKQAFKELLRDKAVPSNASWEQAMKMVVTDPRYSALPKLSEKKQAFNAYKAQREKEEKEEARLRAKEAKQTLQHFLEQHERMTSTTRYRRAEQTFGELEVWAVVPERDRKEVYDDVLFFLAKKEKEQAKQLRRRNIQALKSILDGMSSVNFQTTWSQAQQYLMDNPSFAQDHQLQNMDKEDALICFEEHIRALEREEEEERERARLRERRQQRKNREAFQTFLDELHETGQLHSMSTWMELYPAVSTDVRFANMLGQPGSTPLDLFKFYVEELKARFHDEKKIIKDILKDRGFCVEVNTAFEDFAHVISFDKRAAALDAGNIKLTFNSLLEKAEAREREREKEEARRMRRREAAFRSMLRQAVPALELGTAWEEVRERFVCDSAFEQITLESERIRLFREFLQVLETECQHLHTKGRKHGRKGKKHHRKRSHSPSGSESEEEELPPPPLRPPKRRRRNPSESGSEPSSSLDSVESGGAALGGRGSPSSRLLLGSDHGLRKAKKPKKKTKKRRHKSNSPESETDPEEKAGKESDEKEPEQDKDRELRRAELPNRSPGFGIKKEKTGWDTSESELSEGELERRRRTLLQQLDDHQ
- the PRPF40B gene encoding pre-mRNA-processing factor 40 homolog B isoform X8, whose translation is MSVPDSGPRPPAAPAPFPPGPPMMPPPFMPPPGIPPPFPPMGLPPMSQRPPAIPPMPPGIMPPMLPPMGAPPPLTQIPGMVPPMMPGMLMPAVPVTAATAPGADTASSAVAGTGPPRALWSEHVAPDGRIYYYNADDKQSVWEKPSVLKSKAELLLSQCPWKEYKSDTGKPYYYNNQTLVKQEAAGKQQPQPPQPQPEPPPVPPGPTPMPLGLLEPEPGGSEDCDMSEAAQPVEQGFLQQPEEGPSSAAGQHQPPQQEEEESKPEPERSGLSWSNREKAKQAFKELLRDKAVPSNASWEQAMKMVVTDPRYSALPKLSEKKQAFNAYKAQREKEEKEEARLRAKEAKQTLQHFLEQHERMTSTTRYRRAEQTFGELEVWAVVPERDRKEVYDDVLFFLAKKEKEQAKQLRRRNIQALKSILDGMSSVNFQTTWSQAQQYLMDNPSFAQDHQLQNMDKEDALICFEEHIRALEREEEEERERARLRERRQQRKNREAFQTFLDELHETGQLHSMSTWMELYPAVSTDVRFANMLGQPGSTPLDLFKFYVEELKARFHDEKKIIKDILKDRGFCVEVNTAFEDFAHVISFDKRAAALDAGNIKLTFNSLLEKAEAREREREKEEARRMRRREAAFRSMLRQAVPALELGTAWEEVRERFVCDSAFEQITLESERIRLFREFLQVLETECQHLHTKGRKHGRKGKKHHRKRSHSPSGSESEEEELPPPPLRPPKRRRRNPSESGSEPSSSLDSVESGGAALGGRGSPSSRLLLGSDHGLRKAKKPKKKTKKRRHKSNSPESETDPEEKAGKESDEKEPEQDKDRELRRAELPNRSPGFGIKKEKTGWDTSESELSEGELERRRRTLLQQLDDHQ
- the PRPF40B gene encoding pre-mRNA-processing factor 40 homolog B isoform X2, translated to MSVPDSGPRPPAAPAPFPPGPPMMPPPFMPPPGIPPPFPPMGLPPMSQRPPAIPPMPPGIMPPMLPPMGAPPPLTQIPGMVPPMMPGMLMPAVPVTAATAPGADTASSAVAGTGPPRALWSEHVAPDGRIYYYNADDKQSVWEKPSVLKSKAELLLSQCPWKEYKSDTGKPYYYNNQSKESRWTRPKDLDDLEALVKQEAAGPSQDRDQLVRLSLSLLYLWTLPFWLICRKQQPQPPQPQPEPPPVPPGPTPMPLGLLEPEPGGSEDCDMSEAAQPVEQGFLQQPEEGPSSAAGQHQPPQQEEEESKPEPERSGLSWSNREKAKQAFKELLRDKAVPSNASWEQAMKMVVTDPRYSALPKLSEKKQAFNAYKAQREKEEKEEARLRAKEAKQTLQHFLEQHERMTSTTRYRRAEQTFGELEVWAVVPERDRKEVYDDVLFFLAKKEKEQAKQLRRRNIQALKSILDGMSSVNFQTTWSQAQQYLMDNPSFAQDHQLQNMDKEDALICFEEHIRALEREEEEERERARLRERRQQRKNREAFQTFLDELHETGQLHSMSTWMELYPAVSTDVRFANMLGQPGSTPLDLFKFYVEELKARFHDEKKIIKDILKDRGFCVEVNTAFEDFAHVISFDKRAAALDAGNIKLTFNSLLEKAEAREREREKEEARRMRRREAAFRSMLRQAVPALELGTAWEEVRERFVCDSAFEQITLESERIRLFREFLQTECQHLHTKGRKHGRKGKKHHRKRSHSPSGSESEEEELPPPPLRPPKRRRRNPSESGSEPSSSLDSVESGGAALGGRGSPSSRLLLGSDHGLRKAKKPKKKTKKRRHKSNSPESETDPEEKAGKESDEKEPEQDKDRELRRAELPNRSPGFGIKKEKTGWDTSESELSEGELERRRRTLLQQLDDHQ
- the PRPF40B gene encoding pre-mRNA-processing factor 40 homolog B isoform X1, with protein sequence MSVPDSGPRPPAAPAPFPPGPPMMPPPFMPPPGIPPPFPPMGLPPMSQRPPAIPPMPPGIMPPMLPPMGAPPPLTQIPGMVPPMMPGMLMPAVPVTAATAPGADTASSAVAGTGPPRALWSEHVAPDGRIYYYNADDKQSVWEKPSVLKSKAELLLSQCPWKEYKSDTGKPYYYNNQSKESRWTRPKDLDDLEALVKQEAAGPSQDRDQLVRLSLSLLYLWTLPFWLICRKQQPQPPQPQPEPPPVPPGPTPMPLGLLEPEPGGSEDCDMSEAAQPVEQGFLQQPEEGPSSAAGQHQPPQQEEEESKPEPERSGLSWSNREKAKQAFKELLRDKAVPSNASWEQAMKMVVTDPRYSALPKLSEKKQAFNAYKAQREKEEKEEARLRAKEAKQTLQHFLEQHERMTSTTRYRRAEQTFGELEVWAVVPERDRKEVYDDVLFFLAKKEKEQAKQLRRRNIQALKSILDGMSSVNFQTTWSQAQQYLMDNPSFAQDHQLQNMDKEDALICFEEHIRALEREEEEERERARLRERRQQRKNREAFQTFLDELHETGQLHSMSTWMELYPAVSTDVRFANMLGQPGSTPLDLFKFYVEELKARFHDEKKIIKDILKDRGFCVEVNTAFEDFAHVISFDKRAAALDAGNIKLTFNSLLEKAEAREREREKEEARRMRRREAAFRSMLRQAVPALELGTAWEEVRERFVCDSAFEQITLESERIRLFREFLQVLETECQHLHTKGRKHGRKGKKHHRKRSHSPSGSESEEEELPPPPLRPPKRRRRNPSESGSEPSSSLDSVESGGAALGGRGSPSSRLLLGSDHGLRKAKKPKKKTKKRRHKSNSPESETDPEEKAGKESDEKEPEQDKDRELRRAELPNRSPGFGIKKEKTGWDTSESELSEGELERRRRTLLQQLDDHQ
- the PRPF40B gene encoding pre-mRNA-processing factor 40 homolog B isoform X5 is translated as MMPPPGIPPPFPPMGLPPMSQRPPAIPPMPPGIMPPMLPPMGAPPPLTQIPGMVPPMMPGMLMPAVPVTAATAPGADTASSAVAGTGPPRALWSEHVAPDGRIYYYNADDKQSVWEKPSVLKSKAELLLSQCPWKEYKSDTGKPYYYNNQSKESRWTRPKDLDDLEALVKQEAAGPSQDRDQLVRLSLSLLYLWTLPFWLICRKQQPQPPQPQPEPPPVPPGPTPMPLGLLEPEPGGSEDCDMSEAAQPVEQGFLQQPEEGPSSAAGQHQPPQQEEEESKPEPERSGLSWSNREKAKQAFKELLRDKAVPSNASWEQAMKMVVTDPRYSALPKLSEKKQAFNAYKAQREKEEKEEARLRAKEAKQTLQHFLEQHERMTSTTRYRRAEQTFGELEVWAVVPERDRKEVYDDVLFFLAKKEKEQAKQLRRRNIQALKSILDGMSSVNFQTTWSQAQQYLMDNPSFAQDHQLQNMDKEDALICFEEHIRALEREEEEERERARLRERRQQRKNREAFQTFLDELHETGQLHSMSTWMELYPAVSTDVRFANMLGQPGSTPLDLFKFYVEELKARFHDEKKIIKDILKDRGFCVEVNTAFEDFAHVISFDKRAAALDAGNIKLTFNSLLEKAEAREREREKEEARRMRRREAAFRSMLRQAVPALELGTAWEEVRERFVCDSAFEQITLESERIRLFREFLQVLETECQHLHTKGRKHGRKGKKHHRKRSHSPSGSESEEEELPPPPLRPPKRRRRNPSESGSEPSSSLDSVESGGAALGGRGSPSSRLLLGSDHGLRKAKKPKKKTKKRRHKSNSPESETDPEEKAGKESDEKEPEQDKDRELRRAELPNRSPGFGIKKEKTGWDTSESELSEGELERRRRTLLQQLDDHQ